A segment of the Elusimicrobiota bacterium genome:
GGTGGTCCCTTCCTCTTTATAACCGCGGACATGCAGATTTGAGTGATTGGTGCGCCGGTAGGCCAAGCGATGTATAAGCCAAGGGTAACCGTGGTAAGCAAATATAATCGGCTTATCCGTGGTGAAAAGTTGATCGAACGTTTTGTCCGGCAACCCGTGCGGGTGTTCCGTGGGTGGTTGTAATTTCATGAGATCGACAACGTTGACCACGCGAATCTTGAGATCCGGGAACTCCTTGCGAAGAATTTGAACGGCCGCCAGCGTTTCCATGGTAGGAACGTCTCCGCAACAGGCCATCACAACATCGGGTTCCGAGCCTTGATCATTGCTGGCCCAATTCCAAATGCCGATTCCTGCGGTGCAATGCTTGATCGCCGCTTCCATATCGAGCCATTGGTGAGACGGCTGTTTTCCTGCCACCACAACATTGACGTAATTGCGGCTTTTTAAGCAGTGATTTGTCACCGACAGCAGTGTGTTGGCGTCCGGCGGCAAATAGATGCGAACCACTTCGGACTTTTTGTTCACAACATGATCGATGAACCCGGGATCTTGATGACTAAATCCATTGTGGTCTTGTCGCCAAACATGAGAGCTCAACAAATAGTTGAAAGAAGCAATAGGCCGGCGCCACGGAATATGACGTGTCGTCTTCAGCCACTTGGCGTGTTGATTGAACATGGAGTCGATGATGTGAATAAACGCTTCGTAACAGTTGAAGAACCCATGGCGTCCCGTCAAAAGATAGCCTTCCAGCCATCCTTGACAGAGATGTTCGCTCAAAACTTCCATCACGCGTCCATCGGGTGACAAGTTTTCGTCCTTCGGCAAAATTTCATCCATGAATGTTCGTTTCGTCACTTCAAAGATCGCCGCCCATCGATTGGACGCGGTTTCATCGGGGCCGAACACTCGGAAGTTCGTCATGTTCATTTTCATGACATCGCGCAAGAATTTCCCTTGCACGCGCGTGGCTTCTCCAATCACGCCGCCGGGAGCAGGAACATCAACAGCGTAGGATTTGAAATCAGGCAAGCGCAGTTCTTTGAGCAGCTGTCCTCCATTTGTATGGGGATTTGCGCTCATTCGCTTGTCGCCTTTCGGGGCAAGCGCGGCCAATTCGGATTTCAGTTTTCCACTCTTATCGAACAGCTCTTCTGGTTTGTAGCTTTTCATCCATTTTTCGAGGATCTTAATGTGGTCCGGTCGATCCATTTCTCCCATCGGCACTTGGTGAGAGCGGAACGTGTCTTCGACGAGTTTTCCATCAACTTTATTGGGACCTGTCCAGCCTTTGGGAGACCTGAGAACAATCATCGGCCAAATCGGACGGGAGGGAGATTTTTCTTTTCGAGCTCGAGATTGAATCGCCTTGATGTCGCGAACGACCTCGTCCATGGTCTGAGCCATGGCTTGGTGCATTTTCATCGGATCATCGCCCTCAACAAAGTAAGGTTTATGGCCATATCCTTCGAGCAAGGACTGGAGTTCTTTCTTCGGCATGCGCGCCAGAACCGTTGGATTGGCGATTTTGTAGCCGTTCAAATGGAGAATAGGGAGCACCACGCCATCCCGTGCAGGATTAAGAAATTTATTTGAATGCCAACTTGCGGCCAGAGGCCCTGTCTCGGCCTCTCCGTCGCCAATGACGCAGGCCGCAATCAGGTCGGGATTGTCGAAAACGGCTCCGTAAGCATGGACCAAAGCGTATCCCAGTTCGCCGCCTTCATGGATGGAGCCGGGCGTTTCCGGCGCGACATGACTCGGCACTCCGCCAGGGAAGGAAAATTGTTTGAATAATTTTCGCATCCCTTCCTCGTCCTCAGTGATATTGGGATAGACTTCTGTGTAGGTTTTTTCCAAATAGGCACAAGCGACAAGGCTGGGCCCCCCGTGGCCGGGGCCGGTGATGTAAATCATGTTCAGGTCATGCTCATTTATCACTCGGTTGAGATGCACGTACAGAAAATTAAGTCCGGGGCTGGTTCCCCAATGACCAAGCAGGCGGGGTTTGATATGTTCTTTGACGAGTGGTTTTTTGAGTAACGGGTTATTGAGGAGATAGATTTGCCCCACCGATAAATAATTTGTGGCCCGCCAGTAAGCATCCATTTTGGTGAGCAAATCTTTAGAAACGGGTGACTTTCTTTTCATGTAAGTGATCCTCCTGAAAGTTGACTTAAACCTTCTTCAAAAACAAAAAAACCGAACGAGCAATTTCGATTTCCTCGTCGGTATGAATAACGCGAACGGCTACCCGTGAGTTATTTTTGGATATAAGGGGTCTGTTGGATTTATTTCTTCGCAGATCTAACGCCACTCCCAAGGGAAGTAGCCAACGACCAATCCGTTCTCTTACATCCGGAGAATTTTCTCCGATCCCGCCAGAGAAAACCAAGGTTCCGAGTCCACCGAGGGAAATTGTCAAAGCTCCAATGGCTTTTGCTATT
Coding sequences within it:
- the xpkA gene encoding Xylulose-5-phosphate phosphoketolase; this translates as MKRKSPVSKDLLTKMDAYWRATNYLSVGQIYLLNNPLLKKPLVKEHIKPRLLGHWGTSPGLNFLYVHLNRVINEHDLNMIYITGPGHGGPSLVACAYLEKTYTEVYPNITEDEEGMRKLFKQFSFPGGVPSHVAPETPGSIHEGGELGYALVHAYGAVFDNPDLIAACVIGDGEAETGPLAASWHSNKFLNPARDGVVLPILHLNGYKIANPTVLARMPKKELQSLLEGYGHKPYFVEGDDPMKMHQAMAQTMDEVVRDIKAIQSRARKEKSPSRPIWPMIVLRSPKGWTGPNKVDGKLVEDTFRSHQVPMGEMDRPDHIKILEKWMKSYKPEELFDKSGKLKSELAALAPKGDKRMSANPHTNGGQLLKELRLPDFKSYAVDVPAPGGVIGEATRVQGKFLRDVMKMNMTNFRVFGPDETASNRWAAIFEVTKRTFMDEILPKDENLSPDGRVMEVLSEHLCQGWLEGYLLTGRHGFFNCYEAFIHIIDSMFNQHAKWLKTTRHIPWRRPIASFNYLLSSHVWRQDHNGFSHQDPGFIDHVVNKKSEVVRIYLPPDANTLLSVTNHCLKSRNYVNVVVAGKQPSHQWLDMEAAIKHCTAGIGIWNWASNDQGSEPDVVMACCGDVPTMETLAAVQILRKEFPDLKIRVVNVVDLMKLQPPTEHPHGLPDKTFDQLFTTDKPIIFAYHGYPWLIHRLAYRRTNHSNLHVRGYKEEGTTSTPFDMVVMNDLDRFHLAADVIDRVPKIGSKGAHLKQILHDKLVEHKHYIAEHGEDMPEIRNWKWAPLKDRLEKGARTNEAVPAK